One genomic region from Pseudomonas hormoni encodes:
- the pseG gene encoding UDP-2,4-diacetamido-2,4,6-trideoxy-beta-L-altropyranose hydrolase — MNIVLRVDAGQRMGTGHFMRCLTLADTLAQRGAQCVFLCRELPSHLAQLLARHGHALRSLPARENDTPDTGLAHADWLGTTQVTDAADSLEALLGQAWDWLIVDHYALDRHWEMRLRQAVRRILVIDDLADRQHECDLLLDQNLYQDMQSRYDGKVPEVCQLLLGPRFALLRDEFRRLRVNLPPRGEEIKRVLVFFGGVDEHNFTGQALAAVPGIAQAGVEVDVVLGALHPQRAAIETLCQHQGYRCHVQTTRMAELMASADLAIGAGGTATWERCSLGLPTLALSTADNQTRQLADAASRGLVYTLQAGEDFQADLALHLKALQQNPALRTLISNQGMAAVDGLGVQRLAAHMGCTGVDMRAAQPEDSSALYRWRNHPSIRAVSRNTEEIAWEDHCRWFASVLADPQRKLLIGEQGGEPAGVVRFDLEEGGQAEVSIYLVPDAASRSRGGDLLQSAEDWIVRHCADVRWLHAQVKGSNKRSNGLFMAAGYDIDITRFSKKLHEL; from the coding sequence TTGAACATAGTTCTACGTGTCGATGCCGGCCAGAGAATGGGGACCGGGCACTTCATGCGTTGCCTTACCCTGGCCGACACCCTCGCGCAACGTGGCGCACAGTGCGTTTTCCTGTGCCGCGAGTTGCCGTCGCATCTTGCGCAGTTGCTGGCGCGTCACGGGCATGCGCTGCGCAGCCTGCCTGCCCGCGAGAACGACACGCCTGACACCGGATTGGCGCATGCCGATTGGTTGGGTACCACCCAGGTCACGGATGCCGCAGATAGTCTGGAAGCATTGCTGGGGCAGGCATGGGACTGGTTGATTGTCGATCACTATGCCCTCGACCGGCATTGGGAGATGCGCCTGCGACAAGCCGTGCGCAGGATCCTGGTGATCGATGACCTGGCGGATCGTCAACATGAGTGTGACCTGCTTCTGGATCAGAATCTGTATCAAGACATGCAGTCGCGTTATGACGGCAAGGTGCCCGAGGTATGCCAGCTGCTGCTGGGGCCGCGCTTCGCGTTGTTGCGCGACGAATTCCGTCGCCTTCGCGTGAATCTGCCTCCGCGTGGGGAGGAGATCAAACGGGTGCTGGTGTTCTTCGGCGGCGTCGATGAACACAATTTCACCGGCCAGGCGCTGGCCGCTGTGCCAGGTATTGCTCAGGCAGGCGTTGAGGTCGATGTGGTGCTCGGTGCGTTGCATCCGCAGCGTGCTGCCATCGAGACCCTGTGCCAGCACCAAGGTTACCGTTGTCATGTGCAGACCACGCGAATGGCCGAGCTGATGGCCAGCGCTGATCTGGCGATTGGCGCAGGTGGGACGGCGACTTGGGAGCGATGCAGTCTTGGACTGCCGACATTGGCACTGAGCACTGCGGACAATCAGACTCGACAGCTGGCCGATGCGGCAAGCCGGGGCCTGGTCTATACCCTTCAGGCTGGGGAAGATTTTCAGGCGGATCTCGCGCTACACCTGAAAGCCCTGCAGCAAAATCCTGCGCTGCGCACGCTGATTTCGAACCAGGGCATGGCTGCCGTGGATGGCCTGGGCGTGCAACGCCTGGCTGCGCACATGGGGTGCACCGGCGTAGACATGCGTGCCGCACAGCCAGAGGACTCGTCCGCTCTATATCGCTGGCGCAACCACCCCTCGATCCGCGCTGTTTCTCGAAATACCGAGGAAATTGCCTGGGAGGATCACTGCCGCTGGTTCGCGTCAGTACTCGCAGATCCGCAACGCAAGCTGTTGATAGGCGAACAGGGCGGCGAGCCGGCGGGGGTTGTGCGTTTTGACCTGGAAGAAGGTGGCCAGGCCGAGGTTTCCATTTACCTGGTGCCCGACGCGGCCTCGCGCAGCCGCGGTGGTGATCTGCTTCAGAGCGCCGAGGACTGGATTGTCCGGCATTGCGCCGATGTGCGTTGGCTGCACGCGCAGGTCAAGGGCTCCAACAAACGCTCCAATGGGCTGTTCATGGCCGCAGGCTATGACATCGACATCACTCGATTTTCAAAGAAGTTGCATGAGCTATGA
- a CDS encoding AglZ/HisF2 family acetamidino modification protein, with protein sequence MLKHRVIPALLLREGGLVKTQKFGKHKYVGDPVNAIRIFNEKEVDELVVLDIDASRQGREPDYALIESIAAECFMPLGYGGGISTIEQARRIFSSGVEKVILQTSVLGNPRLVTEIAERFGSQSVVVSVDVKRDWLGRYRLWSSSARRSIGDDWLSALKELVAAGAGEVLLNSVDRDGMQQGYDLRLIQSAAQAVDVPLIALGGAAGLQDFVEATKAGASAVAAGSLFVLQGPHRAVLISYPKYSELESLFRGKDVS encoded by the coding sequence GTGCTCAAGCATCGTGTGATACCCGCGTTGCTGCTGCGCGAGGGTGGTCTGGTCAAGACCCAGAAGTTCGGCAAGCACAAGTACGTCGGTGACCCGGTCAATGCCATCCGTATCTTCAATGAGAAGGAAGTGGACGAACTGGTGGTGCTCGACATCGATGCCAGCCGTCAGGGCCGTGAGCCCGACTACGCGCTGATCGAGAGCATCGCCGCAGAGTGCTTCATGCCATTGGGTTACGGCGGTGGTATTTCCACGATCGAGCAAGCACGTCGAATTTTTTCTTCCGGGGTGGAGAAAGTTATCCTGCAGACCTCCGTGCTGGGCAATCCGAGGCTGGTCACCGAGATCGCCGAGCGCTTTGGCAGCCAGAGCGTCGTGGTGTCCGTTGACGTCAAGCGGGACTGGCTCGGGCGCTATCGCCTGTGGTCGTCTTCGGCGCGTCGCTCAATCGGAGATGACTGGCTGTCGGCTCTAAAGGAGCTGGTCGCGGCGGGTGCCGGCGAAGTGCTGTTGAATTCGGTTGACCGTGATGGCATGCAGCAAGGGTATGATCTGCGCTTGATTCAAAGCGCTGCACAGGCAGTGGATGTGCCACTGATTGCTCTCGGTGGTGCGGCCGGACTGCAGGACTTTGTAGAGGCGACCAAGGCTGGCGCCTCTGCCGTTGCTGCCGGAAGCCTCTTTGTGCTTCAGGGCCCGCACCGTGCGGTGCTCATCAGCTATCCAAAATATTCAGAGCTCGAGTCGCTTTTCAGGGGTAAAGATGTATCCTAA
- the hisH gene encoding imidazole glycerol phosphate synthase subunit HisH, with protein MKVAIVNYGVGNLSSVRRAFEELGAEPVIANHPSALYDANRIVLPGVGAFKEGMAHLDHGGWSEALREVVGEQGKPLLGICLGMQLLASEGHENGVTPGLGLIPGQVRRLDELGCTLRIPHVGWNEACHDGSDVLFEGIPDRSDFYFVHSYAFVPEALEHRLATVPYGVDLTAAVRRDHVFGCQFHPEKSSKAGRRLLRNFLSYSPC; from the coding sequence ATGAAAGTCGCCATCGTCAATTATGGGGTGGGCAACCTGAGCTCGGTACGCCGAGCCTTCGAGGAGCTGGGTGCCGAACCGGTAATCGCCAATCACCCGTCAGCACTGTACGACGCGAACCGTATTGTGCTGCCGGGTGTCGGGGCGTTTAAGGAAGGCATGGCCCATCTCGATCACGGTGGCTGGAGCGAGGCACTGCGTGAGGTAGTGGGCGAGCAAGGCAAACCGTTGCTGGGTATTTGCCTGGGCATGCAGCTGTTGGCCAGCGAGGGACATGAGAACGGCGTTACGCCTGGACTTGGATTGATCCCCGGTCAGGTGCGACGCCTGGACGAACTGGGCTGCACGTTGCGTATTCCGCATGTAGGCTGGAACGAAGCGTGTCACGATGGTAGCGACGTTCTTTTCGAAGGTATCCCGGACAGGTCGGACTTCTATTTCGTGCACAGCTACGCCTTCGTTCCTGAGGCGCTTGAGCATAGGCTGGCGACCGTTCCTTACGGCGTCGACCTGACTGCGGCCGTGCGCCGGGATCATGTCTTTGGTTGTCAGTTTCACCCGGAGAAAAGCTCCAAGGCGGGACGACGTCTACTTCGTAACTTTCTGAGCTATTCGCCATGTTGA
- the hisF gene encoding imidazole glycerol phosphate synthase subunit HisF, giving the protein MLKVRVIPTLLWKGLGLVKGAGFDSWRRVGPVLPAIKVYNARDVDELILVDITATQEGELPDHDSVNDYSEECTVPLTVGGGITSVEQVLALLHSGADKIAINSAAYANPLLIEAAASRFGAQCVVASVDVRRMDDGSYRCFSHAGTQDTGREVEQWARELAARGAGEILLTSIERDGTMGGYDLALVEKIARAVDIPVIASGGAGSYQHMIDVVQQAGASAVAAASIFHFTELTPAGAKAAMQAAGIPVRRNFLGEASS; this is encoded by the coding sequence ATGTTGAAGGTTCGTGTCATCCCCACTTTGCTCTGGAAGGGGCTGGGACTGGTGAAAGGTGCCGGCTTCGATAGTTGGCGGCGGGTTGGGCCGGTGCTGCCTGCGATCAAGGTCTACAACGCGCGCGATGTGGACGAATTGATTCTGGTAGATATCACTGCGACTCAGGAAGGCGAATTACCGGACCATGATTCGGTCAATGACTATTCCGAAGAATGTACTGTGCCGCTGACAGTAGGTGGCGGCATCACCAGCGTGGAGCAGGTGTTGGCGCTGTTGCACAGTGGTGCCGACAAAATTGCCATCAATAGCGCTGCCTATGCCAATCCTCTATTGATTGAGGCGGCAGCCTCGCGTTTTGGTGCGCAATGCGTGGTGGCGAGCGTTGATGTCCGGCGCATGGATGATGGGAGCTATCGCTGCTTCAGTCATGCTGGCACCCAGGATACCGGTCGTGAGGTGGAGCAGTGGGCCAGAGAGCTGGCTGCGCGTGGAGCAGGCGAGATTCTGCTGACCTCCATCGAACGGGACGGCACCATGGGTGGATATGACCTGGCACTGGTGGAAAAGATTGCCCGGGCCGTGGATATCCCCGTGATTGCTTCCGGGGGGGCCGGCAGTTATCAACACATGATTGATGTGGTGCAGCAGGCGGGGGCTTCGGCCGTTGCTGCCGCCAGTATCTTCCACTTCACCGAGCTGACACCTGCCGGCGCCAAGGCTGCAATGCAGGCTGCCGGCATTCCGGTGAGGCGCAATTTCCTGGGTGAGGCGAGTTCTTGA
- the pseI gene encoding pseudaminic acid synthase has translation MTESFKIANRHIGPGHAPFVIAEMSGNHNQSLERALEIVEAAASTGAHALKIQTYTADSMTLDLDEGEFHISDPNSLWAGTSLYKLYGEAFTPWEWHKPIFDRARELGMIAFSTPFDDKAVDFLEALDVPCYKIASFENTDLPLIRRVAATGKPLIISTGMATVAELDESVRAARQAGCKDLVLLKCTSTYPATPQNTNILTIPHLRELFGCEVGLSDHTMGIGVSVASVALGATVVEKHFTLSRADGGVDSAFSMEPAEMAQLVIETERAWQSLGRVSYGATAAEEKSRVFRRSIYASEDIAEGELLSPANVRIIRPGLGLPPKYFEQVIGKRAKQAIKRGTPIGWNII, from the coding sequence ATGACTGAATCATTCAAAATCGCAAATCGTCACATCGGCCCTGGTCATGCGCCTTTCGTCATTGCTGAAATGTCAGGCAACCATAACCAGTCCCTCGAGCGTGCTCTCGAAATCGTCGAGGCGGCGGCAAGCACCGGCGCCCATGCCCTGAAGATTCAGACCTACACCGCGGATTCGATGACGCTGGACCTGGATGAGGGCGAGTTCCATATCAGCGACCCCAACAGCCTGTGGGCCGGTACTTCGCTGTACAAACTCTATGGCGAGGCGTTCACTCCGTGGGAATGGCACAAGCCGATCTTCGACCGGGCGCGCGAGTTGGGGATGATCGCGTTCAGCACCCCTTTCGATGACAAGGCAGTCGATTTTCTCGAGGCGCTGGACGTTCCCTGCTACAAGATCGCTTCCTTCGAGAATACGGACCTGCCGCTGATTCGCCGTGTGGCAGCTACGGGCAAGCCGTTGATCATTTCCACCGGCATGGCCACGGTGGCGGAACTGGACGAAAGCGTGCGTGCTGCGCGGCAGGCCGGTTGCAAGGATCTTGTCTTGCTCAAGTGCACCAGTACCTACCCGGCGACGCCACAGAACACCAATATTCTGACTATCCCGCATCTGCGTGAGTTGTTCGGCTGCGAAGTCGGATTGTCCGACCACACCATGGGTATCGGTGTGTCCGTAGCCAGTGTTGCGCTGGGCGCGACCGTGGTCGAAAAGCACTTCACGCTAAGCCGTGCCGACGGCGGGGTCGACAGTGCGTTTTCGATGGAGCCTGCCGAAATGGCGCAGCTGGTCATCGAAACCGAGCGCGCCTGGCAATCCCTGGGACGTGTCAGCTATGGCGCCACCGCTGCCGAAGAGAAGAGCCGGGTTTTCCGCCGCTCCATCTATGCCAGCGAGGACATCGCAGAGGGCGAGCTGCTGTCGCCGGCCAACGTACGCATCATCCGGCCAGGTCTGGGGTTGCCGCCGAAGTACTTCGAGCAGGTGATAGGCAAGCGTGCGAAACAAGCCATCAAGCGTGGCACGCCGATCGGCTGGAATATTATCTAG
- a CDS encoding glycosyltransferase family 4 protein — MKVLFLHPAAAFGGASKSLIELYAMLRGAGVRGTVLTPAGPVCQSFAEAGLQVEAVRGLSQFDNTRYGYYRKVRWLILLRELFLLPFSLLGLWRLRREPFDLIHVNEVTLLPLAVVAKWMLRVPLVVHVRSLQRKPGAGLRTRWVNALLRRYANAVVAIDHTVAATLEPNLPLSIIHNGLKVAGQIPASEPRGDDEVVRVGFLGVLIPLKGIFELVEAMRILKGRGVRIECLVAGENARQLSGFKAWVLGKFGFARDMRAELEALIRRECLEEQVKLLGFVSDVRTLYPQLDILCFPSHLDAAGRPVFEAAFYSVPSVVAVTDPVPDALVHEVTGLAVPTPDPTLIADALQRMAEAPLWRRQLGTQARSWAEHTFSIEANAVRMLDLYRHILSSQASR; from the coding sequence TTGAAAGTCTTGTTTTTGCACCCTGCGGCAGCGTTTGGCGGTGCCTCGAAAAGCCTGATCGAGTTGTATGCCATGTTGCGTGGCGCAGGAGTGCGCGGCACTGTGCTGACGCCCGCTGGGCCGGTCTGCCAATCCTTTGCCGAGGCAGGACTGCAGGTAGAAGCGGTCAGGGGGCTGAGTCAGTTCGATAACACCCGCTACGGTTACTACCGCAAGGTGCGCTGGCTCATCCTGCTGCGCGAGCTATTCCTGCTGCCGTTCTCGCTGCTCGGATTGTGGCGCCTGCGCCGTGAGCCTTTCGATCTGATCCACGTCAACGAAGTCACCCTGTTGCCTCTTGCGGTGGTTGCCAAGTGGATGCTGCGCGTGCCGCTGGTGGTACATGTCCGCTCATTGCAGCGCAAGCCGGGGGCCGGCTTGCGTACTCGCTGGGTGAACGCCCTTTTACGCCGTTATGCCAACGCCGTAGTGGCGATCGACCATACGGTGGCCGCAACGCTCGAGCCGAATTTGCCGCTCAGCATCATCCATAACGGGCTCAAGGTCGCCGGGCAAATCCCGGCCTCGGAGCCCAGGGGTGATGACGAGGTGGTCAGGGTCGGTTTTCTGGGGGTGCTGATTCCGCTCAAAGGCATCTTCGAGCTGGTCGAGGCGATGCGTATTCTCAAGGGGCGAGGCGTACGTATCGAGTGCCTGGTCGCTGGCGAGAACGCGCGCCAGCTCTCTGGTTTCAAGGCTTGGGTGCTCGGGAAATTCGGCTTCGCGCGGGATATGCGTGCCGAGCTCGAAGCGCTGATCCGGCGTGAGTGCCTGGAGGAACAGGTCAAGCTGCTCGGATTCGTGAGCGATGTCCGCACGCTCTACCCGCAACTGGATATCCTCTGCTTCCCTTCGCACCTGGATGCGGCTGGCCGGCCGGTGTTTGAAGCGGCTTTCTATTCCGTTCCGAGCGTCGTGGCGGTGACCGATCCGGTGCCCGACGCCCTGGTACATGAAGTCACGGGGTTGGCGGTGCCGACGCCAGATCCGACGCTGATCGCCGATGCCCTGCAGCGGATGGCCGAGGCTCCGCTCTGGCGCCGGCAGCTGGGTACGCAAGCCAGGAGCTGGGCGGAACATACATTCTCGATCGAAGCCAATGCCGTGCGTATGCTCGATCTTTATCGGCATATTCTTTCATCACAGGCAAGTCGTTGA
- a CDS encoding N-acetyl sugar amidotransferase: protein MLKYCVRCVMPHTKPDLHIDEEGVCNACRSFEKRKEVDWDQRKNELLALLEKHRRHGSNWDCIVPVSGGKDSTYQVIRMLQLGLNPLCVTSTTCDQSENGRRNIQNLQRLGVDHVQFSPNPLVRAKLNRIGLTEVGDIAWPEHVGIFTIPVRAAVQYNVPLIVWGENSQNEYGGPAAATENNTLTRRWLEEFGGLLGLRVSDLSETYGIEPRSLLPYQYPSDEDLQRVGVTGLFLGHYLPWDGLSNTLIAQAHGFVTYDKPVEGSMVNYENLDNHQHGIHDYFKYLKFGFSRATDIACLHVRRKRITRQDAIEIVKARDGKFPWTYLGKPLAEILEPLEMTTDEFIKICDRFTNKKIFKRDASGVLIKDRHGNLMKLNHDNV from the coding sequence ATGTTGAAGTACTGCGTTCGCTGCGTGATGCCGCACACCAAGCCGGATCTGCATATTGACGAGGAGGGCGTCTGCAACGCTTGCCGCTCCTTCGAAAAACGCAAGGAGGTCGATTGGGATCAGCGTAAGAATGAACTCCTGGCGCTGCTCGAAAAGCATCGACGCCATGGCAGTAATTGGGATTGCATCGTTCCGGTGAGTGGCGGCAAGGACAGCACTTACCAGGTAATTCGGATGTTGCAACTGGGTTTGAACCCGCTGTGTGTCACCTCGACTACCTGTGACCAAAGTGAGAACGGTCGACGGAATATCCAGAACCTTCAGCGTCTAGGCGTGGATCATGTTCAGTTTTCACCCAATCCACTCGTGCGTGCCAAGCTCAATCGCATCGGACTGACTGAGGTCGGTGATATTGCATGGCCTGAGCATGTGGGTATCTTCACAATCCCTGTACGTGCGGCTGTGCAGTACAACGTACCTCTCATTGTCTGGGGTGAAAACTCGCAGAATGAATACGGCGGGCCGGCGGCAGCTACCGAAAACAACACCCTAACCCGGCGCTGGCTGGAAGAGTTTGGCGGGCTTCTGGGGCTACGCGTGTCCGATCTTTCTGAGACTTACGGCATAGAGCCGCGCAGCCTGCTCCCTTATCAGTATCCTTCGGATGAAGATCTCCAGCGGGTCGGGGTAACCGGACTTTTTCTCGGGCACTATCTGCCTTGGGATGGGCTTTCCAACACTTTGATTGCCCAGGCCCATGGCTTTGTTACCTACGATAAGCCAGTTGAAGGGTCGATGGTTAACTATGAGAATCTGGATAACCATCAGCACGGAATTCACGACTATTTCAAATACCTGAAATTTGGCTTCTCTCGCGCCACTGATATCGCGTGCCTGCATGTACGGCGTAAACGTATCACGCGACAGGATGCCATTGAAATCGTCAAGGCGCGTGACGGCAAATTCCCCTGGACCTACCTGGGTAAACCGCTCGCGGAAATTCTCGAGCCGCTGGAAATGACCACGGACGAGTTCATCAAGATCTGTGACCGGTTCACCAACAAGAAGATTTTCAAGCGTGATGCATCCGGCGTGTTGATCAAGGATCGACACGGCAACCTCATGAAGCTGAACCACGACAACGTATGA
- a CDS encoding glycosyltransferase family 4 protein, whose product MRILMLSQYFWPESFIINDIVRTLAEQGHDVVVTTGKPNYPDGNVFEGYRAAGTQRERYEGHIEVLRVPLWPRGKGGAKNLILNYLSFVFAGLLYLPWMLRKREFDAILVFAPSPVTQAIPAIPLKWLKKAHLALWVQDLWPESLSATGFVRNRHLLKLVGWMVRAIYRHCDTLLVQSRAFVEPVARYAAREKIQYYPNSMDVRSERSVVEVPLELDALLKQHFCVVFAGNLGTAQALDTLVQAAEQLRDEPDIRIVLVGSGSRLDWLKSQQQALALDNLVLPGRFPMEAMSAIFERSSALLVSLNDEEAFAQTIPSKIQAYLAAGRPIIACMNGEGARVVYEAGAGLTSPAEQVLPLVTNIRRMKALGPAERAVMGEAGRAYFDAHFEMDSQVTRLVELLQR is encoded by the coding sequence ATGCGAATTCTGATGCTGTCCCAGTATTTCTGGCCGGAAAGTTTCATCATCAACGATATCGTGCGGACCCTTGCCGAGCAGGGGCACGACGTTGTGGTTACTACCGGCAAGCCCAACTATCCGGATGGCAACGTATTTGAAGGCTATCGCGCGGCGGGTACTCAGCGAGAACGCTATGAGGGGCACATCGAGGTGCTGCGTGTGCCACTGTGGCCGCGCGGTAAAGGGGGGGCGAAGAACCTGATTCTCAACTACCTTTCGTTCGTGTTCGCCGGGTTGCTTTACCTGCCCTGGATGCTGCGCAAGCGCGAATTCGATGCGATCCTGGTCTTCGCACCCTCGCCAGTCACCCAGGCGATTCCGGCCATTCCCCTCAAGTGGCTGAAGAAGGCGCATCTGGCGCTCTGGGTGCAGGATCTGTGGCCGGAAAGTCTGTCTGCCACCGGTTTTGTGCGCAATCGGCATTTGCTCAAATTGGTGGGCTGGATGGTCAGGGCGATTTATCGCCATTGCGACACGCTGCTGGTGCAGTCGCGCGCTTTCGTCGAGCCGGTGGCTCGCTATGCCGCACGCGAGAAGATTCAGTACTACCCCAACTCTATGGATGTGCGTAGTGAGCGGTCGGTGGTGGAGGTTCCCCTGGAGCTGGACGCGTTGCTCAAACAACACTTCTGTGTGGTGTTTGCCGGCAATCTGGGCACTGCCCAGGCCCTGGATACGCTGGTACAGGCGGCGGAACAGCTGCGCGATGAACCGGATATCCGCATTGTGCTGGTCGGCAGCGGAAGCCGCCTGGACTGGCTCAAATCGCAGCAGCAGGCGCTGGCGTTGGACAATCTGGTGTTGCCAGGGCGCTTTCCGATGGAGGCAATGTCTGCGATTTTCGAACGCTCATCAGCCCTGCTGGTATCGCTTAATGATGAAGAAGCCTTCGCCCAGACTATCCCCAGCAAGATTCAGGCGTACCTCGCCGCTGGACGGCCGATTATCGCTTGTATGAACGGCGAGGGTGCTAGGGTGGTCTATGAAGCTGGAGCGGGGCTGACCTCGCCTGCCGAACAGGTGTTGCCGCTGGTTACCAATATCCGACGCATGAAAGCGCTGGGGCCGGCTGAGCGAGCGGTCATGGGGGAGGCGGGCAGGGCCTACTTCGATGCGCATTTTGAGATGGACAGTCAAGTGACCCGTTTGGTCGAGTTGTTGCAGCGCTGA
- a CDS encoding N-acetyl sugar amidotransferase, which produces MYPKEHRVCTRCVMDDSASGISFDEQGICNFCTYFQERVNGVVFAQETERAQRRKAFIEQVKKAGEGKPYDCIIGLSGGVDSSYVIHLALAEGLRPLAVHMDNNWNSELAVNNIKNLVTSLGVDLYTHVIDWPEYKGLMQSFFDADVIDVELLYDNAMLAVNYEQARRYGIKYILSGSNSATEGMPMPEDWNWRKWDKRNIKAIARRNAVRIKTFPIMGTLGYIYNRVLRGIKWVSFLDFYDYQKDAALDLLEDKYAYKRYPYKHYESVFTRFYQGYILPQKFDVDKRKLHLSTLVMSGQMTREQALSHLQQSPYASSEELDRDRKYFLKKMGWTESQLEAYLQRSAKPHDAYPSERFAWDFIRKLYQMKRSS; this is translated from the coding sequence ATGTATCCTAAAGAACACAGGGTCTGTACCCGCTGCGTAATGGATGACAGTGCATCCGGTATATCTTTTGATGAACAGGGCATCTGCAATTTCTGTACATATTTCCAGGAGCGCGTCAACGGCGTGGTTTTCGCTCAGGAAACCGAACGTGCGCAGCGGCGCAAGGCTTTCATCGAGCAGGTGAAAAAAGCCGGTGAGGGCAAGCCGTACGACTGCATCATCGGGCTTTCCGGTGGCGTCGACAGCTCCTATGTAATCCATCTGGCATTGGCCGAGGGTCTTCGACCACTGGCCGTGCACATGGACAACAACTGGAACTCCGAGTTGGCGGTCAACAACATCAAGAACCTGGTGACCAGCCTGGGTGTCGACCTGTACACGCATGTTATCGACTGGCCTGAGTACAAGGGGCTGATGCAGTCGTTTTTCGACGCGGACGTGATTGACGTTGAGCTTCTCTACGACAACGCCATGCTGGCGGTGAACTACGAACAAGCCAGGCGCTACGGCATCAAGTACATCCTCTCGGGAAGCAATTCGGCAACCGAGGGCATGCCGATGCCTGAAGACTGGAACTGGCGCAAGTGGGATAAACGCAACATCAAGGCGATCGCTCGTCGCAATGCAGTGCGCATCAAGACCTTCCCGATCATGGGAACCTTGGGCTACATCTACAACCGTGTATTGCGCGGTATCAAATGGGTGTCGTTTCTCGATTTCTATGATTACCAGAAGGACGCGGCGCTGGACTTGCTTGAAGACAAATACGCCTACAAGCGCTATCCGTACAAGCACTATGAGTCGGTATTCACACGCTTCTATCAGGGTTACATCCTGCCGCAGAAGTTCGATGTGGATAAGCGCAAGTTGCATCTGTCGACCCTGGTGATGAGTGGGCAGATGACCCGCGAGCAGGCACTGTCGCACCTGCAGCAATCGCCTTATGCCTCGTCTGAAGAGCTTGATCGTGACCGCAAGTACTTCCTGAAAAAGATGGGATGGACCGAGAGCCAGCTGGAGGCCTACCTGCAAAGGTCGGCCAAGCCGCACGACGCCTATCCCAGCGAGCGCTTTGCCTGGGACTTTATCCGCAAGCTGTATCAGATGAAGCGTTCTTCCTGA
- the hisH gene encoding imidazole glycerol phosphate synthase subunit HisH: MQKISVIDYGCGNLASVVNMIQHVGAAAQIIHSPEQLADAGKLILPGVGAFDHCMGNLRDAGWVAPLEQAVFERQVPIMGICLGMQLLTRGSEEGQLPGLGWIDAHAKRFRPEDVTLKVPHMGWNEVHQMRADVLLPPSESPRRFYFVHSYRVECADPDDVLLQCEHGETFVAAFRRANIWGFQFHPEKSHRFGMELFRHFLEV, translated from the coding sequence GTGCAAAAAATTTCTGTGATCGATTATGGCTGCGGCAATCTGGCCTCGGTCGTCAACATGATTCAGCATGTCGGCGCAGCGGCGCAGATCATCCACTCGCCCGAGCAATTGGCCGATGCTGGCAAGCTCATCCTGCCCGGTGTAGGGGCCTTCGATCATTGCATGGGCAACCTGCGCGATGCCGGTTGGGTCGCGCCGCTGGAGCAAGCGGTCTTCGAACGCCAGGTGCCCATCATGGGCATCTGCCTGGGCATGCAATTGCTGACCCGTGGCAGCGAGGAGGGGCAATTGCCCGGACTCGGATGGATCGATGCCCATGCGAAACGTTTCCGGCCGGAAGATGTAACGCTGAAGGTGCCGCACATGGGCTGGAACGAAGTGCATCAGATGCGCGCAGATGTTCTGTTGCCGCCATCGGAAAGCCCGCGACGTTTTTACTTCGTGCACTCTTACCGGGTTGAATGCGCTGATCCCGATGATGTCCTGCTGCAGTGCGAACACGGTGAAACGTTCGTCGCCGCGTTCCGGCGGGCGAATATCTGGGGCTTCCAGTTCCATCCGGAAAAGAGCCACAGGTTCGGCATGGAACTTTTCCGACATTTTCTCGAGGTGTGA